In one window of Buchnera aphidicola (Schlechtendalia chinensis) DNA:
- the dusA gene encoding tRNA dihydrouridine(20/20a) synthase DusA, which produces MKNYYKFSVAPMLHYTDRHCRFLHRQFTKKTLLYTEMITEDHLIQSKHKVLETYEHPIALQVAGKNPKKLERCAIIAHLQGYDEINLNVGCPSKKIQYAGFGIYLIKNIPLLTNIVKIMVNASPIPVSIKTRIGLDEYDNYYFLKNLIENVSKYGLCQKFIIHARKALSQGISTKENRTIPKLNYNIVYALKKDFPKLTIIINGNIKSIKDSKMHLKYVDGVMIGRSIYNNPSILSQIDSEIIELKKNIIKVLTENMYPYIEKELCTGTPLKHISRHMLGLFHGFHGCKRWKQHIIENSYKKNSNIKVLEKALKFVA; this is translated from the coding sequence ATGAAAAATTATTACAAATTTTCAGTTGCTCCTATGCTACATTACACTGATCGACACTGCAGATTTTTACATCGACAATTCACTAAAAAAACATTATTGTATACTGAAATGATTACTGAAGATCATTTAATTCAATCAAAACATAAAGTTTTAGAAACTTATGAACATCCAATTGCTCTCCAAGTTGCTGGGAAAAACCCCAAAAAATTAGAAAGATGCGCGATTATAGCTCATTTGCAAGGATACGATGAAATAAATTTAAATGTAGGCTGTCCTTCTAAAAAAATACAATATGCAGGGTTCGGAATATATTTAATAAAAAATATCCCTCTTTTAACAAATATTGTCAAAATAATGGTAAATGCAAGTCCAATACCAGTAAGTATAAAAACAAGAATTGGATTAGATGAATATGATAACTATTACTTTCTAAAAAATCTTATAGAGAACGTTTCAAAATACGGGCTATGTCAAAAATTTATAATTCATGCACGAAAAGCATTATCTCAAGGTATTAGTACAAAAGAAAATAGAACAATTCCAAAATTAAATTACAACATAGTATATGCACTAAAAAAAGATTTTCCAAAATTAACTATAATTATTAATGGAAACATCAAATCCATAAAAGATTCCAAAATGCATTTAAAGTACGTTGATGGAGTTATGATAGGACGATCTATATATAATAATCCTTCTATACTATCTCAAATAGATTCAGAAATTATTGAATTAAAAAAAAATATTATAAAAGTACTCACAGAAAATATGTATCCTTATATTGAAAAAGAATTATGCACAGGAACACCTTTAAAACATATTTCACGACACATGTTAGGACTATTTCATGGATTTCATGGATGTAAAAGGTGGAAACAACATATCATTGAAAATTCGTATAAAAAAAATTCTAACATAAAAGTATTAGAAAAAGCATTAAAATTTGTTGCTTAA
- the deoD gene encoding purine-nucleoside phosphorylase, whose protein sequence is MATPHINAKKGDFSDFVLMPGDPIRAKYIAENYLDNFREVTNVRSMLGFTGIYKGKRISIMSHGIGIPSCLVYVKELITEYNVKKIIRIGTCGTICNNININDVIVCLGASTDSNVNRLRFNGNDLSSVADFDLLCNLVLASKNLGFHIKVGNFFTTDLFYKNNDDFFKMIQKYNIVGIEMETSGLYSISLEHKIQSVSICTVSDHIIRQEKISVKDRESSLNRMIEISLNSMLM, encoded by the coding sequence ATGGCAACTCCTCATATAAATGCAAAAAAGGGAGATTTTTCTGATTTTGTTCTTATGCCTGGTGATCCCATTCGAGCAAAATATATTGCAGAGAATTATTTAGATAATTTTAGAGAAGTAACTAATGTTCGTTCGATGTTAGGATTTACTGGAATTTATAAAGGAAAACGTATTTCTATTATGAGTCATGGAATCGGAATACCATCATGTTTAGTTTATGTAAAAGAATTAATTACAGAATATAATGTAAAAAAAATTATACGAATTGGTACGTGTGGAACAATTTGCAATAATATAAATATTAATGATGTTATTGTTTGTTTAGGTGCTTCTACTGATTCAAATGTAAATAGGTTGCGATTTAATGGTAATGATTTATCTTCTGTAGCAGATTTTGATTTATTATGTAATTTAGTATTAGCATCAAAAAATTTAGGATTTCATATTAAAGTAGGAAATTTTTTTACAACAGACTTATTTTATAAAAATAACGATGATTTTTTTAAAATGATTCAAAAATATAATATTGTTGGAATAGAAATGGAGACTTCTGGTTTATATTCTATATCTTTAGAACACAAAATTCAATCTGTTTCAATTTGCACAGTTTCTGATCATATTATTAGACAAGAAAAAATTAGTGTAAAAGATCGAGAATCTAGTTTAAATCGAATGATTGAAATATCTTTAAACTCAATGTTGATGTAA
- a CDS encoding NfuA family Fe-S biogenesis protein, producing MINISKLAQNHFLNLLSKQKKNTHIRAFVSYPGTPIAKCGVSFCYPEEITKHDVKFRYDKFQLYIDKISMPYLKDSVIDIVTENFQSQLTLLAPYAKRCIIKNDSALEERVKFFLDSKINPQLLSHGGRVHLINITQSGYVVIKFSGGCNGCSMVGRTLKDGIERQLLVEFSEFQGVYDVTEHHKGEHSYY from the coding sequence ATGATTAACATATCTAAATTAGCTCAAAATCATTTTTTAAACTTGCTTTCTAAACAAAAAAAGAATACTCATATTAGAGCGTTTGTAAGTTACCCTGGTACACCTATTGCTAAATGCGGAGTATCTTTTTGTTATCCAGAAGAAATTACAAAACATGATGTAAAATTTAGATATGACAAATTTCAGTTATATATTGATAAAATAAGCATGCCATATCTTAAAGATTCTGTTATTGATATTGTAACAGAAAATTTCCAATCTCAATTGACACTTTTAGCACCTTATGCTAAAAGATGTATCATAAAAAATGATTCTGCCTTAGAAGAAAGAGTAAAATTTTTTTTAGATTCTAAAATTAATCCACAATTGTTATCTCATGGTGGAAGAGTACATTTAATAAATATTACTCAATCAGGATATGTTGTCATAAAGTTTTCTGGGGGTTGTAATGGATGTTCTATGGTAGGTCGTACGTTAAAAGATGGAATAGAACGACAGTTATTAGTTGAATTTTCTGAATTTCAAGGCGTTTACGATGTTACAGAACATCATAAAGGAGAGCATTCGTATTATTAA
- the bioH gene encoding pimeloyl-ACP methyl ester esterase BioH gives MKNFYWNTIGTGKINLVLIHGFGFNSKIWNALLPALSVNFTIHLIDLPGFGENNTLKFMNLKKTAELLEKNIPNNSILLGWSIGGLIVSKISLLYPKKIKGLISVSSSPCFLMHQNWPGIRAHTLSKLYYELTTNYEETIQNFIDMQPIIYQNYNEEIFNLKKDILSYPKPNTSTLKKGLKILQFSDLRNEIVKLKIPFLRIYGKLDTFVPKEIVKILDIKWPHTKSIIMEKCAHAPFISKKYKFSKIILEFSKSLNC, from the coding sequence ATGAAAAATTTTTATTGGAACACTATAGGAACTGGAAAAATTAATTTAGTTTTAATTCATGGATTTGGATTTAATTCAAAAATTTGGAATGCATTACTTCCTGCATTAAGCGTAAATTTTACAATACATCTCATAGATCTACCAGGATTCGGGGAAAATAATACATTAAAATTCATGAATTTAAAAAAAACCGCTGAATTATTAGAAAAAAATATACCCAACAATTCTATATTGCTAGGATGGTCTATCGGAGGACTGATCGTTAGTAAAATTTCTTTACTTTATCCAAAAAAAATTAAAGGACTTATTAGCGTTTCATCTTCACCGTGCTTCTTAATGCACCAAAATTGGCCTGGAATTCGTGCACATACGTTATCTAAACTCTATTATGAACTAACAACAAACTATGAAGAAACTATTCAAAATTTTATAGATATGCAGCCAATTATTTACCAAAACTATAATGAAGAAATATTCAATCTTAAAAAAGACATTTTATCTTATCCAAAACCTAATACGTCGACACTCAAAAAAGGATTAAAAATACTTCAATTTTCAGATTTGAGAAATGAAATAGTTAAACTAAAAATTCCATTTCTTAGAATATATGGAAAACTAGATACATTTGTGCCAAAGGAAATAGTTAAAATTTTAGACATAAAATGGCCTCACACTAAGTCAATAATAATGGAAAAATGTGCTCACGCTCCATTTATTTCTAAAAAATATAAATTTTCTAAAATAATACTAGAATTTTCTAAAAGTTTGAACTGTTAG
- the ssb gene encoding single-stranded DNA-binding protein, with protein sequence MASRGVNKVILIGYVGQDPEIRYMQNGIAVTNITLATSENWKDKNTGEIREKTEWHKIVFFNKLAEIAGEYLKKGSQVYVEGSLQTRKWQDQNGIDRYVTEIIVGVGGTMQMLGSRNVNHQSSPLVKSKNHVYESEKSVLKVHEDRDNSKKNLAVHSDDLEFDDEDIPF encoded by the coding sequence ATGGCTAGTAGAGGGGTAAATAAAGTTATCCTTATAGGATATGTGGGTCAGGATCCAGAAATTAGATATATGCAAAACGGAATAGCAGTGACTAATATTACATTGGCTACGTCTGAAAATTGGAAAGATAAGAATACTGGAGAGATAAGAGAAAAGACGGAATGGCATAAAATTGTTTTTTTTAATAAGTTAGCAGAAATTGCAGGAGAATATTTAAAAAAAGGATCTCAAGTTTACGTTGAAGGATCGTTACAAACTAGAAAATGGCAGGATCAAAATGGAATAGACAGATATGTTACAGAGATTATTGTTGGTGTAGGTGGAACAATGCAAATGTTAGGAAGTAGAAACGTAAACCATCAATCATCTCCTTTAGTAAAATCAAAAAATCACGTTTATGAATCTGAAAAAAGCGTGTTAAAAGTTCATGAGGATAGAGATAATTCTAAAAAGAATTTAGCTGTTCATTCTGATGATCTAGAATTTGATGATGAAGACATTCCTTTTTAA
- the aroK gene encoding shikimate kinase AroK, which translates to MAEKRNIFLIGPMGAGKSTIGRQLSQRLNMEFYDSDQEIERRTGADISWVFDLEGELGFRNREKQIISDLTNKQGIVLATGGGSIKSKETRNKLSSRGFVVYLETSIEQQISRTQKDKKRPLLQIKNVPVRTILEKLSNERNHLYEEIADIVIKMGEKSVKSVVFHIINVLNTI; encoded by the coding sequence ATGGCAGAAAAAAGAAATATCTTCCTAATTGGCCCTATGGGTGCCGGCAAGAGTACTATTGGTCGTCAGTTGTCTCAAAGATTAAATATGGAATTTTATGATTCTGATCAAGAGATAGAAAGGCGTACTGGTGCTGACATCAGTTGGGTATTTGATTTGGAAGGTGAATTAGGATTTAGAAATCGTGAAAAACAAATTATTAGCGATTTGACTAATAAGCAAGGGATTGTGTTAGCCACAGGAGGAGGTTCTATTAAGTCAAAGGAAACTAGAAATAAATTGTCATCTCGTGGTTTTGTAGTGTATTTAGAAACTTCTATAGAACAACAAATTTCTAGAACTCAAAAGGATAAAAAGAGGCCTTTATTACAAATAAAGAATGTGCCTGTAAGAACTATTTTAGAAAAATTATCTAATGAGAGAAATCATTTATATGAGGAAATAGCTGATATTGTTATTAAAATGGGTGAAAAGAGTGTTAAATCAGTGGTATTCCATATTATAAATGTTTTAAACACAATTTAG
- a CDS encoding phosphopentomutase: MKRAFILVLDSFGIGSTNDAHEFNDVGANTFGNIVKYCYLGKANNGRTGSLRIPNLTSLGLVEAANRSMKKKMVGVEKCENIIGSYAYASEISSGKDTSSGHWEISGVPVLEKWDCFNKVINSFPEYLLKKIILECNLVGVLGNCHASGISILNDFGEEHIKTKKPIFYTSIDSVFQVSCHEQIFGLKKLYELCRKIRKILDEENFKIGRVIARPFTGNKKFNFLRTGNRRDFSVEPHDTTILEKVINEKSGSVISIGKISDIFAGKGITKQVNAIGLSNLFNSTICEIKKSTNNTIVFVNFVDFDSSWGHRRDVSGYAKGLEWFDNRLPELLKLVQREDILIITADHGCDPTWIGTDHTRENVPILVYWPTIEPTFLGHRETFADIAQTLTKYFKLSPMKFGKEMFFKR, encoded by the coding sequence ATGAAACGCGCATTTATTCTAGTCTTAGATTCATTTGGGATTGGTTCAACAAATGATGCGCATGAATTTAATGATGTCGGAGCTAATACATTTGGTAACATAGTTAAATATTGTTACTTAGGAAAAGCAAACAATGGTCGTACAGGCTCTCTTCGTATACCTAATTTAACATCTCTTGGATTAGTAGAAGCTGCCAATAGGTCTATGAAAAAAAAAATGGTGGGAGTTGAAAAATGTGAAAATATTATAGGAAGTTATGCGTATGCTAGTGAAATTTCGTCAGGCAAAGATACGTCTTCCGGTCATTGGGAAATATCTGGAGTTCCAGTATTAGAGAAATGGGATTGTTTTAATAAGGTTATAAACAGTTTTCCAGAATATTTGTTAAAAAAAATTATTTTAGAATGCAATTTAGTTGGAGTGTTAGGGAATTGTCATGCTTCTGGAATTTCAATATTAAATGATTTTGGAGAAGAACATATAAAGACAAAAAAGCCTATCTTTTATACTTCTATTGATTCAGTTTTTCAAGTTTCTTGTCATGAACAGATATTTGGATTAAAAAAATTATATGAACTTTGTAGAAAAATTCGAAAAATATTAGATGAAGAAAACTTTAAAATCGGAAGAGTTATTGCTAGGCCTTTCACTGGAAACAAGAAATTTAATTTTTTAAGAACAGGAAATCGACGTGATTTTTCAGTGGAACCTCATGATACAACTATTTTAGAAAAAGTAATAAATGAAAAGTCTGGAAGTGTAATTTCAATAGGTAAAATTTCAGATATCTTTGCAGGAAAAGGAATAACAAAACAGGTTAATGCTATTGGTTTATCAAATTTGTTTAATTCTACTATATGTGAGATTAAAAAATCTACAAATAATACAATTGTATTTGTTAATTTTGTAGATTTCGATTCTTCTTGGGGACACAGACGTGATGTGTCTGGTTATGCGAAAGGATTAGAATGGTTTGATAATCGTTTACCAGAACTGTTAAAATTAGTACAAAGAGAAGATATTTTAATTATTACTGCTGATCATGGTTGTGATCCTACATGGATTGGCACTGATCATACTAGAGAAAATGTTCCAATATTAGTATATTGGCCAACTATTGAACCAACTTTTTTAGGTCATCGAGAAACGTTTGCAGATATAGCCCAAACATTAACAAAATATTTCAAATTATCTCCAATGAAGTTTGGAAAAGAAATGTTTTTTAAACGGTAA